A single region of the Changchengzhania lutea genome encodes:
- the prmC gene encoding peptide chain release factor N(5)-glutamine methyltransferase: protein MKLKDIKALFRTELSSQYDKAEIDRFFFILTEYYYHVSRLNLATNPDCKVDNPNLILKGLEALKINTPIQYITGETEFYGLPFKVNKDVLIPRPETEELVEWILLNHKNKTNDFFNILDIGTGSGCIATALAKHLPEAKVHALDVSESALEVAKKNARLNSVDIVFKIGNILSADATSFFLEPEKFDVIVSNPPYVRDREKQLMKANVLENEPHLALFVEDSDPLLFYTAIIQFANDKLKRDGVLYFEINEYLGADMLELLKSHNFRNIELKQDMFHKDRMIKGIKI, encoded by the coding sequence ATGAAATTAAAAGATATAAAAGCGTTATTTAGAACGGAATTGAGCAGCCAATATGATAAAGCTGAAATAGATCGTTTTTTTTTCATTTTAACGGAATATTATTACCATGTGTCCAGATTGAATTTAGCTACAAATCCGGATTGTAAAGTAGATAATCCGAATCTAATTCTAAAAGGTCTGGAGGCGCTTAAAATAAATACGCCTATACAATACATTACAGGTGAAACTGAATTCTATGGATTACCATTTAAAGTGAATAAGGACGTGTTAATACCAAGACCAGAAACCGAAGAATTGGTAGAGTGGATTTTATTAAATCATAAGAATAAAACAAATGACTTTTTTAATATATTAGATATTGGCACAGGAAGCGGTTGTATAGCTACGGCTTTGGCAAAGCATTTACCCGAAGCTAAAGTACATGCCTTGGATGTTAGTGAAAGTGCTTTAGAAGTGGCGAAAAAGAATGCCAGGTTGAATAGTGTTGATATTGTTTTTAAGATCGGCAATATTTTATCAGCCGATGCGACCTCTTTTTTTTTAGAACCGGAAAAGTTTGATGTCATAGTATCCAATCCGCCTTATGTTAGAGATCGAGAAAAACAATTGATGAAAGCCAATGTTTTAGAAAATGAGCCACACCTCGCTTTGTTTGTTGAAGATAGTGATCCGTTGTTATTTTATACAGCCATAATTCAGTTCGCGAACGACAAGTTAAAAAGGGATGGAGTCTTGTATTTTGAAATTAACGAATATTTAGGTGCTGATATGCTAGAATTATTAAAAAGCCATAATTTTAGAAATATAGAATTGAAACAGGATATGTTTCACAAAGATAGAATGATAAAAGGGATTAAGATTTAA
- a CDS encoding bifunctional metallophosphatase/5'-nucleotidase, whose protein sequence is MKRRDFIQQTAATTALVSLGGVGLQSFTSVRKSSTITILHTNDVHSHIDAFGPEDGRNANKGGVARRASLIEAIRNENPNTLLLDAGDIFQGTPYFNYYGGELEFKLMSKLRYDAATIGNHDFDNGIQGLYAQLPHAEFDFVTANYDFSNTIMDTHTKPYKIFNKGDIKIGVFGLGIELKGLVDPAMYKETKYIDPVEMTQEITRILKEEKKCDLVICLSHLGYHYKNNPNKISDLKLAKSTKDIDLIIGGHTHTFLPKPTIVKNMADKNTLVNQVGCFGLNLGRIDFHFDTDKNKAASGTSIIV, encoded by the coding sequence ATGAAACGTAGAGATTTTATTCAGCAAACTGCAGCGACTACCGCATTGGTATCCTTAGGAGGTGTGGGCTTGCAATCATTTACTTCGGTAAGAAAATCATCAACCATAACCATATTGCACACCAACGACGTTCACAGTCATATTGATGCTTTTGGGCCTGAAGATGGAAGAAATGCAAACAAGGGTGGCGTTGCAAGAAGAGCTAGTTTAATAGAAGCTATACGGAATGAAAACCCAAATACATTACTGCTGGATGCCGGCGATATTTTTCAAGGCACGCCCTATTTTAATTATTACGGGGGCGAGCTGGAATTTAAATTGATGAGCAAGTTAAGGTATGATGCTGCCACTATTGGAAACCATGATTTTGATAATGGGATTCAAGGTTTATATGCACAACTACCGCATGCTGAATTTGATTTTGTCACCGCCAACTACGACTTTTCAAACACCATTATGGATACGCATACAAAACCCTATAAAATATTTAATAAAGGCGATATTAAAATCGGTGTTTTTGGCCTAGGCATTGAGTTAAAAGGTTTAGTTGATCCTGCTATGTATAAGGAAACCAAATACATCGACCCAGTGGAGATGACCCAAGAAATAACGCGAATCTTAAAAGAAGAGAAAAAATGTGACTTGGTTATTTGTCTCTCACACTTAGGCTATCATTACAAGAATAACCCCAATAAAATAAGCGATTTAAAATTAGCCAAATCTACTAAAGATATAGATTTAATTATCGGTGGACATACCCATACGTTCTTGCCTAAACCTACAATTGTAAAAAACATGGCTGATAAAAACACCCTGGTGAATCAAGTGGGTTGCTTTGGATTAAATTTAGGCCGTATAGACTTTCATTTCGATACAGATAAAAATAAAGCAGCTAGTGGCACTTCTATAATTGTCTAA
- the ligA gene encoding NAD-dependent DNA ligase LigA — protein MNTIEQHIQNLRTELREHNYNYYVLDNATISDYDFDIKLKELQAMEEKHPEFFDTTSPTQRVGGTVTKNFETIPHEHRMYSLDNSYSKEDLQDWETRIKKLVDGVIEYTCELKYDGASISLTYEKGHLIKAVTRGDGFQGDNVIANIKTIKSVPLQLKGDFPDKFDIRGEIVLPFEGFIKMNEERIEIGEEPYRNPRNTASGSLKLQDSSEVAKRPLECLLYNLTGSNLGISTQMESLEKARQWGFKVPSAATLANSIDAVLEFIDYWNTHRHDLPYETDGVVVKVNNLQQQEELGYTAKSPRWAMAYKFKAEQVSTKLNSITYQVGRTGAITPVANLEPVELAGTTVKRASLHNADQIKKLDIRVGDVVYVEKGGEIIPKILGVDLDKRPIHSEPTRYITHCPECKTELVRQEGEAQHYCPNYNGCRPQIIGRIQHFISRKAMDIEGLGGETVALLVNEGLISNYSDLYELTKDQVIPLERMAEKSADNLIQGIEQSKNIPFERVLYALGIRYVGETVAKKLAKHYKSIDAIANATEEALVNVDEIGIKIAQSVRTFFSLEANVFILNKLKRFGVNLEMSAEKLKGQTEKLLGDIIVVSGVFETVSRNELKKLIEDNGGKISSSISSKTSYIVAGDNMGPSKKDKAEKLGVVIISEKEFLQKTQ, from the coding sequence ATGAATACTATAGAGCAACACATACAAAATTTACGTACCGAGCTACGCGAGCATAATTATAACTATTATGTACTTGATAACGCAACCATTTCAGATTATGACTTTGATATAAAACTTAAAGAACTTCAAGCGATGGAAGAAAAACATCCAGAATTTTTTGATACCACCTCGCCAACACAAAGGGTTGGAGGAACTGTAACCAAAAATTTTGAAACCATTCCGCATGAGCACCGCATGTATTCTTTAGATAATTCATATTCTAAAGAAGATTTACAAGATTGGGAAACCCGCATTAAAAAACTTGTGGATGGCGTTATTGAATATACTTGCGAATTAAAGTATGATGGCGCGTCCATTAGTTTAACTTACGAGAAAGGCCATTTAATAAAAGCTGTCACACGTGGCGACGGTTTTCAAGGCGATAATGTTATAGCGAATATCAAGACGATTAAATCTGTGCCGCTACAGTTAAAAGGCGATTTTCCTGACAAGTTTGATATTCGTGGTGAAATTGTGTTACCGTTTGAAGGCTTTATCAAAATGAATGAAGAACGCATTGAGATAGGAGAAGAGCCTTATAGGAATCCTAGAAACACAGCTTCGGGGAGTTTAAAACTCCAAGATAGTTCAGAAGTAGCAAAACGTCCATTGGAATGTTTGCTTTATAACTTAACAGGATCAAATTTGGGTATTTCCACGCAAATGGAAAGCTTGGAAAAAGCAAGACAATGGGGTTTTAAGGTTCCAAGTGCAGCAACCTTAGCAAACTCAATAGATGCCGTGTTGGAGTTTATTGATTACTGGAATACCCATCGTCATGACTTACCTTATGAAACAGACGGCGTTGTGGTAAAGGTTAATAATTTACAGCAACAGGAGGAATTGGGCTATACCGCAAAATCACCGCGTTGGGCCATGGCATACAAATTTAAGGCGGAGCAAGTTTCTACTAAATTGAACAGTATTACTTATCAGGTAGGACGTACCGGAGCTATTACACCTGTAGCCAATTTAGAACCAGTAGAATTAGCAGGAACCACCGTAAAAAGAGCTTCCCTACACAATGCAGATCAAATTAAAAAATTGGATATTAGAGTAGGTGATGTCGTGTATGTTGAAAAAGGCGGCGAGATTATTCCAAAAATCCTGGGTGTTGATTTAGATAAGCGACCCATACATTCAGAACCTACCCGTTACATAACGCACTGTCCGGAATGTAAAACAGAATTGGTTAGACAAGAAGGGGAAGCCCAGCACTATTGCCCGAACTATAATGGATGTAGGCCCCAAATTATTGGAAGGATTCAACACTTCATCTCTAGAAAAGCTATGGATATTGAAGGCTTAGGGGGTGAAACCGTAGCGCTTTTAGTTAATGAAGGCCTAATATCGAATTATTCAGATTTATATGAATTAACAAAAGACCAAGTGATTCCCTTGGAGCGTATGGCCGAGAAAAGTGCAGATAATTTAATTCAGGGCATTGAGCAATCCAAAAACATTCCCTTTGAGCGAGTTTTGTATGCCTTGGGAATTAGATACGTAGGAGAGACGGTTGCGAAAAAATTAGCAAAACATTATAAAAGTATAGACGCCATTGCCAATGCCACTGAAGAAGCGTTGGTTAATGTAGATGAAATTGGTATTAAAATAGCACAAAGTGTCAGGACTTTTTTTTCATTGGAAGCCAACGTCTTTATATTGAATAAATTAAAACGTTTTGGCGTTAACTTAGAAATGTCCGCAGAAAAACTTAAAGGACAAACAGAGAAATTGCTAGGGGACATTATTGTTGTTTCCGGAGTTTTTGAAACAGTGTCCCGTAATGAACTCAAAAAGCTCATTGAAGATAACGGTGGGAAAATTAGTAGTTCCATTTCATCAAAAACAAGCTATATCGTCGCAGGGGATAATATGGGACCAAGTAAAAAAGATAAGGCAGAGAAACTAGGTGTTGTTATTATTAGTGAAAAAGAATTCTTACAAAAAACACAATAG
- a CDS encoding GNAT family N-acetyltransferase codes for MSHITIREIQPQDNQQIEAVIRDCFHEFKIPLEGTAYSDKETPQMFESYQNDNDVYYVIDDDGMILGGGGVKPLKDFESDVCEIQKMYFSPKVRGKGYGKLMFDKCMQSAKDLGFKTVYLESAPQLKAAIHIYESYGFKHLDGPLGNTGHFSCGVWMMKEL; via the coding sequence ATGAGCCATATCACTATAAGAGAAATTCAACCTCAAGACAATCAGCAAATAGAGGCTGTTATCCGTGACTGTTTTCATGAGTTTAAAATACCTTTGGAAGGTACAGCGTATTCAGATAAAGAAACCCCACAGATGTTTGAATCGTATCAAAATGATAATGACGTTTATTATGTAATAGATGATGATGGGATGATTTTAGGTGGAGGCGGGGTAAAACCACTAAAAGATTTTGAAAGCGACGTTTGCGAAATTCAAAAAATGTATTTCTCTCCAAAAGTGAGAGGTAAGGGGTATGGTAAATTAATGTTTGATAAATGCATGCAGAGCGCTAAAGACTTAGGTTTTAAAACAGTTTATTTGGAATCGGCACCCCAACTTAAAGCGGCTATTCATATCTATGAATCTTATGGCTTTAAACATTTAGATGGACCTTTAGGAAACACGGGACACTTTTCATGCGGTGTTTGGATGATGAAAGAGTTATGA
- a CDS encoding DoxX family protein: MKKRVSFLLRIIVAVILLQTLRFKFTAHPDSVYIFEKVGLEPYGRITIGVFELIASILLLIPKTVWIGATLTIGIIGGAIWMHLSTLGISVNNDGGLLFVIAVVTFTLSSVLLFIYRKKIPILKKHV; the protein is encoded by the coding sequence ATGAAAAAACGAGTCTCTTTCCTATTAAGAATTATAGTGGCAGTTATTCTGCTTCAAACATTACGATTTAAATTTACCGCACACCCAGATAGCGTTTATATTTTTGAAAAAGTGGGTCTAGAACCTTATGGAAGAATTACCATTGGTGTATTTGAGCTGATTGCCAGTATTCTATTGTTAATACCTAAGACAGTTTGGATAGGAGCAACATTAACAATAGGCATTATAGGTGGTGCCATTTGGATGCATCTCTCCACACTTGGTATTAGCGTTAATAATGATGGTGGCCTTTTATTTGTAATAGCGGTTGTTACATTTACGCTATCGTCCGTTCTATTATTCATCTACCGAAAAAAAATTCCAATATTGAAAAAGCACGTTTAA